The following are encoded together in the Citrus sinensis cultivar Valencia sweet orange chromosome 1, DVS_A1.0, whole genome shotgun sequence genome:
- the LOC102625611 gene encoding protein OXIDATIVE STRESS 3, with product MIIMESCSSKQIFQQLNSKKIDSHEDSTFSIDSSLEEDSTNSVSSSMSSSELVEDASSSTSSSCSPSSSSSNGGPLYEFSELMAQLPIKRGLSKFYQGKSQSFTSLASVKNIEDLAKMNIKGSHYYRMKMKSCKSYGGGLDIGHSKSYSPKAKATISKKSSIARGSFLSSLAKSTNQVV from the exons atgatcatCATGGAGAGTTGTAGCAGCAAGCAAATATTTCAACAGCTGAATTCGAAGAAAATTGATAGTCATGAAGATTCAACATTTTCCATTGATTCTTCATTAGAAGAAGATTCAACGAACTCTGTGTCTTCTTCAATGTCTTCATCAGAATTGGTGGAGGATGCATCCTCTTCAACATCAAGTTCATGTTCTCCTTCATCGTCCTCCTCAAACGGCGGACCTCTCTATGAATTCTCAGAGCTCATGGCTCAGCTTCCCATCAA GAGAGGTTTGTCAAAGTTTTATCAAGGCAAGTCGCAGTCATTTACATCATTAGCAAGTGTGAAGAACATAGAAGATCTTgcaaaaatgaatattaaagGGAGTCATTATTatagaatgaaaatgaagtcATGCAAGAGCTATGGAGGTGGATTGGACATTGGTCACAGCAAGTCGTACAGTCCAAAGGCTAAGGCTACTATCTCAAAGAAATCTTCAATTGCAAGAGGATCTTTTTTGTCTTCACTGGCTAAATCAACTAATCAAGTAGTTTAG